aacattCTCCCCAAATCTTAGCCACATTTTCATCACCTCTCTTCCCCACTGGACTATTCTGCTGTTCTGTGAAGAAACCAGAAGGCCAGAACCCAAGGTAAATACTATATCTAAATCAGCAATTGAAAGCATACATTATGTGAAGTGCACAGCAGATCCAACACATCTCGTGTGCATCACCCTCAAGCCACTGGATCGAAGTGGGGGCCAACCCCAGGCTTTAAACAATGTTTCTGTAAAAAGCATTTCCCAGTCTTATCTACTCCATGCCTCTCAGCTAACCAGTCTTGGTCCAGTGCACACATGCTTTACAGAAACTTCAGTCACAATGGattacaaattaaaaaacacaGACTACTATCAAAGAGTCCAGCTACACCACATTTACATGGTTTTGTCAGCCAAATGTATAGCACtaaagaaaatcagatttttttgcCTTCCTCTGAATTAATGATTCCTTTATGACTGTAGATCATTGTCTAAGTAGGTTACagacattttttctctttgcaaagaCCTCTAGTGATCATGTGCCTTTTGTGAATGTCAGAGttctgcagaagggaaaaaaaacccaaaaaaacttCTACTTGTTCCTGTcttaagaaaaaattacttgtgATTTAATCATACCTTGATATTgatgagcagctccaggaaatTTTTTGGTGGCATAACAACTGAAGTGTTCAGAGGAATCACATAGCACTTATCCAGGCTAAGGTCAAGATAGGCAGTGAGTCTCTAttgagaaaacatttattttaatcaaaataaCAAGAAGATCAGAAAACTGACAAACAGATGTTGCTGAACTGCTATTCTCTTGTGCTGTTCTCCAAATTATTCTTTTGTTCATTGTAAAGTCTGTCCAACAAACTCCAATCTAAGGGCAAGTAAAAGGACAACCAAAGGGCAGCCCTGATAGGAGTTTATATTTTCAACAGGGATTTGGGCAAGGCAGCAGGTGATGAGGAGCTCAAATGCACCATGCAAGGAAACTACAAAAGTGTACCTGAGCTGTTATGGAAACAAGAACAGTGTTCATTTATGCTTAGTGCCTTCATTGTGAAACAACAGGCCAAAAACCTGGCTCTAATCTTCATGCTTTTATATTTTGGTATAGTCTAaagaggaaatgctgctgtaagaacaaaacacagaaggaaaaaaattgctgcagaTAATGCAACAAAAGTAGTTTTAGGTTCAAAAATCTGACTGACTTGCAAGGTTAATGATTATTCATAGTTGAATTATTATCTTTATACAGTACCTGAACTGCAGTATTTGCCATTATTTGATAAAAAGCTCAGGGAATTACCCTGATGAATCCTGTAACTCTGTTCACTGAGCTGTGTTTTACTGCACCTGTTCTTGCTAAAGAAGATGTTATCTCTAGCTACTGAAAGCTCTGAGgctgtgtatatataaaatactgAGAACCAGGAGCCCAGCAGTCAAAATAATGCCAGGACAGCAATCATCAGTGCAGCTAATCTCATTACATGGAGCTAGTGTGGTATCTATGGCAAATGACCCTCGCACTGACCTTTAGAGCAAAGCCTTGAACTTATTACATccaaaagtaaatttttaatattatgctGTTCTTACTTGCTGCtttagtttttcattttctagttTTCCCTCTTTAGAGTCTTTATTCTAACTCTTAACAGAAGGTCTCTAAATATATTCTGAAATATTATTTGAATTACATAGCTTGAGCAAGCAATGTTTTCCTCCAAATCTGGCTATGAATATTTGATAGATAGCACTTTAAACTCCAAAGTTTGCATAAAAAAATAGGACACTTCCCTATTCTTTTTCAGCTTAGCTTAAAAAAAGCTGTTCAGCGAAGTCTTCAAATGTTCACAGAGATTTAGCTTCCTGAAAACCAGCTGTACAACATTTCATTGCCATCAGACAGCTCCAACCATGCTGATACAGAAAAGGAAGGCTTCTAAttgttctgcagctgctcttAACACTGAGAGCTGTAGGCCTGTCAACTGCCTTAACAGAAATTTATTACCATGATTCCTATCAATCAAGGTCATTTCTCCCAAAAGGGAAGATAGCTTTGAAACCCTAGTTCAGTGTCTCTAGGAATCATAGTAGCCTGTGGTgcacaaagaaattaaactttGGCTTCCTGTGGCATCTGGAAAATGAGCTGTCTTCCATGgtccttctccttctgctgctgctttggggatTTGAGCCATGCTAGGAGAGCATGCTAGGATGAGTCCCTCCAAGCTGATGTCAAAGCTGCCTCAGCCCTTTCCAAATTTCCCTTGGCACCATAGCAGTTGGTCAAATTCTGGCTCAGTGGACTCAGCAGAGCAAGAACAatattctcttttgtttctcatACTAAGGAGAGCAAATAGATCCaagatttttccctttctaaaaACAGAACTGTATTTGTAAAAGGTGGTTTACACACTACCTGATGATGACTCTGTCGTGCTGTACTTTATGCCCAGTTAATAACTACTTGCAGCCTGCTGCTGATCAAAACATTTCTGCTGCCTCCTTCACCCCTCTGCTTTCCCCCACCACAATAAATGAGTATATTTATGAGGATGACTGAGGGGGACcatttttcaagttttaaatGCTTTCAACTTCTTCAGACATATTTCTTACCCGGTGGAAGTCGTGGACAATATCAGCAGGATCACTATCAGCAAATTCAGGGACTGGCACACTGATAAACTCAACATCTTCCTCCTCCAGGATCTGAATATTTTGCTCAATTGTGTGGTAGCGAGCAGTCTGAGCCTCTGCCCCAGGCTCAGGTAAACTTAAGCCATCTTCAATGTACTTTATTCCACAGAAATACACGCCACCCTGCTAAAAATAGCAAACAACCCAGCAACAAAAAGATCAGTAACGCAGAAGTTTAAAAGTAATATTCTCTGAAGAAAAACTTGTCAGATTATATGAAATTTTTTGCCCTTGATTCATACACCAAAGCAGCAGCCAGTTGCTAACAACAACAGGACCATGGCTAAAACCTCAGTTACACTCATCCCAGAGGGAGTTCTTCACTTGAATTCAAGGAAAACAAGATCCCACAAAGGAGATTCTTAAAATCCAGTCTTCCGTGTATTTTGAGAAAGACAATGAAGTTCCTAAATCTGTATGCAtgtgtattattattattattaaattatgaTCTAACTGTAAAATGATTAAATTTTAAGTTAAATCTAAGCAGTTAAATCTAACTGTTAAATTATTAAAAGTCAAAGTTATGAATAAAACCATTAAAACTGGTCATCCAAATCACCTCTAAAAAGAAGTCTAACTAACTCTAAATTTGGTCCTGCTTGCAGCAGAGGGCTGGATTAGATGACGTCAAGACTTTCCTTCCAAACTCAACTATTCTGTGAAGCTGCTTAGTTTAACACGACTTCAAGAGTCTGGaaaatctaaaataatttttgaacaGTTTTAAGAGACAAAAAGGtaaaaagagaaattgaaatAACTAATTTGTGTCCTTCTGCCACAGAACAGGCGGCAGGCTACCTAAGTTAAGTGTAAAATACAGTTCTGAGTCAGAGGAAGTCATGTACCAAATTTACACACCAAATAGTTTTAGAACTATAGAACGCTGCATATGCACATGCcatcaatttaaaattttacacTGAAAATGTGTCTTCACTGCAATGTCAGCTCAATTCCTGAACATTTCCTTTAAGGCAGATCTGGCTCATAAACAAGCAGCACAGGTTCGAATTAAATGGCACTTTCAGTTTCATCTCACTGGCAGGTGAAAGGTGGAGCATCCAGTGCTAAGCAGGGGTGAAATGTCCATTAGAAATGCAGCAGGCCTTCAGCTCCTCAGCTCGTTAATCCACCCACCGGGATAAGCTGTGCTGTTTAAGCATCATCGTTTGCAACACTACTTATCCCCTGTAAATTTGGTTAATGTGATAGCCAAATAGGCTACAAACTGCAAGTTCAGCTAGAATTTCTCAAGTTTAATGACTTGGCTTTCCACATTAGCAGCTactaaaatgggggaaaagcaACAGTCCTGCCATCAGAGACAAGAACATGATTTTTTACCTTATAATTAGGTACTCTAACCAGTGGGCTAGAGAGATTCATGTTTTGCTTACCCTCTCCCTTTCTGGCTCTGTGATCTTGCAACACCAGCAGTTTCTGAAGCAGGGAGGGTGTGCTCCCACCACTTGGGCAACAGCCTAGCacatccagcactgccctgtggCAACTCCCCCCAAGGGAGACAGTATTTAACTTAGATCTCCCATGTTTCAGGTAAATGCTCCATTTCTGTGGCACTGGTGCCTTCACAGAGCTCCTCTTGCAGCAGTGCTATTtgttaaaaaactgaaaatacattttgttagAGGTCTAATCTTGTCAGTGTGGATTAGACTTGACAGGGCATGTTTAAACCACACTGACTGTGCTTTTCCCAAGTCCCCTGCAGGGCCCATATTTCTTATCCATGTGGAGGCTAGGGAAGGGGAGAGTGGCCACAGTGCTTTCACAAGCAGCTCCTTTCCTGTACATTAGCAGTGCCTCATGTGTTAGGAAACCTGGGATCAAACAAGGAGGTTTTCAAGGGGTTAATCCACCTCCAGTACTTGGCactgcaaaagagaaaagagagcagATAAAAATCTGGGACACCACTGGGGCTCCTAAACCCAAGTCCTATTTAGATACAATCTTTTCTCTGCAAAGTGAGGTTTTCAAAACTGTTGCTGTCTTCTATTTGCCAGCTTCACTTCTGCCCTCCTCTGCTGATAGGTAACTTCAGAGAAGGTAAAACTCTAGCCTTTAGAAACCAAGaagttttggaaagaaaaaatagtttaCTTCCTTTGGTTTAATCTGTTCCTCCTCTTCCAAATGTAACACAAAAAGAACAGTCTGTTGCTTCTCTTcccacagagaaaaacagcccTCTCATAATGAGTATGTGACTTACCTGGAATGCAAAATATTTGTACAGATAGGCACCACCCAGGAACACACCAGCCAGCATAAAGGCCAATCCAAAGCACATGCACCAGCACCAGGCCCTTCTCTGTCCAACAGGCACAGCATCCTCAGGGTCCTGCAAGGCATCAGAGAGGGACCTTCAACACATTGTTCCCAAGGCAGGTAAGAGAGCAGATACTTCAGGCTCAACAAATACAAACACTGCATCCACCAGAAAAGGCTGTACATGCTTTAGCACAAGTGTTTTGAAACTTAGCTTGTTTGGTAAAATTTAAAGATAAGTCTATTTCAGTTGAGGTTTAGTAAAACTTGTACTTTTCATGCCATCATCACTGACTAAATCTGCAGACATAAGAGAGAAATGTAACAAAATCTCCTGAGATATCTAATAATACACAGTGAGCCACTTCCCAGGttgcaaacagaaaaatatgcaTTCTCAGGCAACCTCCATGCAACAACAGCAGAGCGAGAAAGTCAACTCAGAAAGGTCAGACTCTGTTTTACCTTAGTATATGCAATGTAATTGAACCCAAAGAACCAACAAAAGATCAAAGGTAATAAGAGCAGCAAAATAAATCCTCTCCTATGTTGTTCCATCAGAACAAAACAGCCCTTACCACAACTTGGCTGGCAGAATAGCCAGGgtgggaatgaaaaaaatataaagatgCTTTGTAAGTTGTTGTTAAGGAAGCTTTCTGCTCTATCTGCTGTTCATGTAATACTGAAGGAATGACAGGATGTTTCCCCTTTAGGGCACTAGTTTGCATAACCATGCAGTCCCCACAGGCATCCTAAGCAATAAAATGTTGCTTGCAAAACCTTTCCTCTATCAGCCACATAACAATGCTCTCTCTTCCCCCAAGTGTTTAACTCATATAcgaagtaaaaaaaaaaaaaacaaacaaaaaaaaccaccaaaaaaacccaacccccccccccccaataaCAACaactataatataataataaaataaaataaaaaatccaacTTTGAGCAACCCTGTTCCAAGCCAGGATGATCCTGGGAAAACATCTGaattcaaataaatacaaagaaattcCTTTACAACCACAAAACAAGAATGTAGAAGGACGACGAGGCAAAATCATTATTACAGAAtgaacaaaaaaacaccaaaccagaGAACTGAGGAAGAGCAGGACAGAAGCACTTGAGAAGGCTTTGATAGCCATAGTTGTTAGTCAGTGTTCTGCCTGATGTGTTTTGCTGCATTTGCTAATTAAGATGTGGTACAGTACCCAGGTGTGGGTACAGAACCCAGCTGCCTTGGCCCAGTTAGGAAGGAATTCCCCTTATCTGGCTGAAGCAAGTCTGAAACCAAATGGAAAGGGGACCCTCCCTGTAAATGGTGGGAGAAAGTGGCACTTCCTGGAAATTACTCAGCTATTAGGAGAAGGGTAAGAAGCATTTTGGAGGGACTTACTTCTTTCACTGATTACAGAGGGAAATTCCTTGGTTAACAAAGTAGGTACCTAATTCATATGCAGCTAAAATTAAGTGATGTGAAACCCACCTTTACAGTACACTGCAATTATCTTTCATACAGAAGTGGCaatgcagctgcttttccaggcaaCGGCTGCCAAAATCTgattcagaaatatttagagTCAAACTGAAGATATTTCAcacattttgttttactttacCTTGCTAAATACCACAGTAAATCAGATTGTGAAATCTCCATCTTTGGAGGTTTTCAAGACTCAACTAGAGAAAGCCATGGCTAATCTTGCTTTGGCAACCATCCTGTTTCTAAAGGGAGGTTGCAGCAGATGACTTCCAGAGGCCCCTTCAAACCAACATTTCTGGGATACATCACAAGGCAAAGTGAAATCAGCAAAATAACATTCACTGTGGACTGAAAAGACACAATGTAAAGACAAGAAACAACTTTTTAACACTTTTAGAATACCAATTATTTAAGGAATTCAGTGTAAAAAATTACAGGATTACTAGATGCCTGATTTTTATTCTGGCTCTTTGCAAAGACTGAGAATAGGATATAATACCCATGCTAATCTAATTAACTCTCAGATCACTGTGGATTCTTCTGTCAATCATCTCTATTATAAATCTAAACCAAGTAAAccaaggatttttatttttatgttgcCCTGTATCATAAGGTAACTATTTCCCTCGATATTTCAAAGTATACAGGACACCTGATAGAAACTTTTGGTAATAGCTGTCACTTAAACCATTCCAAGTTAATGCCAGAAAAAGGGATAGCAAACTGCCTTTGGGATACAATATCAAAATACTCCCTAGTGAAGAATATAAACAGTATCTTTATTCTTTCCTAGATCTGCTTTCATTTCCCACGCCTTTTTAACTTCAACCAGAATTATCCATTAATGGAATAACTgcctcttcattttttttcattattttgtaaGTCCAGAAAGTCAAATAAAACATGCAGCTGGGAAATGATGAGGAAGGCACATTGAGTATGAACACCTACCTGGAAGTGGGGGTTAATGTCAGATCAATTTTCCACAAGCCAccaaaataatcagaaaaaaagaaagtaactTTTACTCTTTAACCATGCTAGGAGGAACCTGAAAGACAAGTTTATCAGTATTCcacctaaaataattttcctttgatATATGAGATGACATGTAAACAATGGGTTTAATACAACTCTTTTATCCTTTACCACCAGCTAAAGGCTATCATTATTATTTCTGAAGGTGTCCCTTGTGGTGGCATGTTAAGCTATTTTGTATCTGTAGTCACCTATCATTGATATGTCCCCAGACTACCAAAACCAGCCCATTAAATTCAGATCAACAGTTCAAGCCCAGTTTAGGCTCCTTCTTAGGACACTGAATGAAAGCACAGCACCTTAGCACAGGTAGAACCTGAAACTGACAACACTGAAAAGATTTTATGCTCCTGAAAGAGAACAAAGAATTGACTTCCTAGCTTGAAAACTAAGTACGTTATCAAGCAGTTTAAAACCagcttaaattaaaatattagaaataatttattgaaGCCAAATTATATATGTAGCTGACCCATGGCTAAGCTCTCTAAGCCTTTTTATTGTTGCCGTAACAGCTTCATCTAGGCTGTATTGACCCAAAAGAATAATCTGTCCTTGCTATAAAAATCTGACCCTCTGCACTGCAAAAGAAGGAAGAGCAATGGATGCtcaccctcctttcaggtgaCTCATGTtctgaaaaaaccccattaaGTGAAAGCAGATCCCCACTAAGAGGGACAGTGCTGAATTAGCGCTTCTCCCCACATGATTACAACTGCACTTTGTTCCGCGGCAGCAGTGCTGACTTCTGAAGCCAGAGCACAACATGAGACTGCAGCCTCAATGACTAATCTTTCTCTAGGCCAGCTTTCCACTGCCAGAGGTATCTCACAGAAGAAAGCATCATGTACTTGAGGTGAAGACTGACCTCTAAAAATACACCTCTCTACTTCTGTGAGCAGTAATAAATAATTACTGTCCTGGtacctttctttcctctctgcttcaTCCCCGCCCCATGTACTTTCAACTCCCTTGTGAATCCTCAGCCTTAAGGTGATGCCACAAAATTCATCTCTGATGCAAAATGCCTTAAGAGGAACTGGATGCAAGCCCAAAACTGGCTTGTTTCCCTTGATGAGCTGATTGTTCTAATTGGAAAACATTTGATTAGCCTATTTCCCATGGATAAGACATGAAACAGAAGCATCTCTCTGCTACTTGTACACTAAATCCTATGGTGTTGAAATTAAGTGGTTCAGGACTTCCCAACCCGAACAGCTTTAAGCTCTGCAATAacaattttctttcagataGAAAACAAGTATTAAATTCTCTATTATTTGAGACTAGCAAGATTCAAATCTAGAGTCTTCTCACAAAGAAGTGACAAGATGACTGCAGTTTTCGGAACAGGTCCCTTCATTGGTGACCACAGCAGTGAATGTGAAACTGCTCTCTGCCTTCTTACTAAAACCATGAAACACTCCTCAGATGGGCACATGATACCACAAACTATTTATCAGAACACTCTCAACTACAGAGAGATGTGCACAAGAACACCTTTATGACAATTAGCATTAACTGTTCTGCTAGTtaactaaaaaaagaaaataatagtaaattaaaaaaagaaaaagtttataACCCCATAAACCTGCAAACACTAGCACTTATTAATGGCTAGTAGCCATATATTCTCTTGCTCTTTTCAGTTCgattttaatgcaatttttttttttctttaatatatgCTGTATTTTAGAATGGCCAAATTCATGTTTGGGGTAATATCACAAATGTATTCTAACAAGCTCCAATGCTGAGCCACAAATGTGTGTAATTAGACTTGATAATTACTTAGATTTTCCCCTTGTGGCTTTTTGTACATAGTGGAATATAATTGCTTTAACATTATAAAAGTAAAGCAGTCTATAAACTTACAAGGCATATGTCTAGTTCATATTAAAATGACTGAGAAGATTATCAGACCTTGTTCCTTTGCAGAAATTAAGGGCACATCTACCTAAACCAGATATGACGGACAACATGATGTGAGAAGTCCAGAATACTGTATGACTGCGGGACAGCTATGCAAAAGATAATGTcccaaatttaaaaatagataagatagcaataaaaataattatgggAGGGGGAAATGTCTTTTGGAATGAACAGTCTTCAATCCACAGAGAAACCATATGCAGAGCATTACTGAGTATTACAAACATTACTAAAAATGTCTGCAGCATAATACACAAAATGTCCATAATTATGCATGTGAGAATAACATCTATTACATATACACAAACACATATATCAAAGCTTACAGTTAATGTGGGTAAAACTGGCTGGAAGTTATTCAGAACAGTTTTTCCTCTAAGGTCCTCTGTGTGCCACTTAACTCACATGGATGGACAGAACACAGTCAGACAGACTGAGTTTCCTGAAGGCAAATATTGACCAACTGCAGCTGTAATTAGtggaaggggaagaaaggaagttCATGATGACTCCCTAGAAGTGTTTTTTAATGAGAGAAGCTAAAAagtctttaaataaaatactgacCAGTGGCTGTATAAACTGAATTCTGTTGGTCAGGCTCGCCTGCTCCGACTTGTAAATACGACATCTGTAGAAAATCCTCACGAaagaaagtaaatttaaaatgaaCTTAATTTAGAAAGAGCTCTGCATTCCTTCGATGGTATTCCTGCCTGAAGACTGCTCCAAGCCTGGTATTCTATTTATTACTTGTTGCAGATGGGAAATTAAGGCAGGCTTTTGCAAGACTCCTCACTTGGCAGATGCTGCGAATCTGGAAGGCGATCATACTGATCTGCCTCTAAAACAGCAATTCTATGCTtactaacaaaataaaatttaaattttaagtacAATCATCTTTTAACTTGCTAGTTGGAAAAAACCACTCTATGTACAACAGATGCTCCGGAGATTTCTCACTTGTCCAGAAAACAAGCTATGGCTGTTTATATGCAGCTGATATCTGAACACTGCAACGCctcagtgccagcactgccagttcTTCGGTCACGACAGACAGGGACCTGTCCATCCAACCAAAGGCTCTCTGCCTAAAGAACAACATGAAAACACGACCTTACTTGTGCTGCTGTTCGCTGTAGTCATGTAGCCTGAATAACTAAGGAGATAAATCAATTAGAATTATCCATTAGGCAGCTGGTACTATTAACCTCTTCTATTTATCATATCTGTATATGGTCTTTGGAATAGTATGGTAAATACAAAATCTTTTAGACAGCACTAGGAAATCCAGAAGTAAGAAGAAACTAAATTCCAGGAGCTTTACAAGTTCAAAGTCCAAGGTTGTTTTAATTGGTGAATGTTATCTTTGACGAAATAATGGGGGAGTTTTATTAAAACATACCGTGTCTGTCAAATGACTCATTTCATTGTTCAAACATTGTAACTGTAACAGAATAAAAACATCAGTATAAGCAGCCAGCTCAAGATTATCTTAAAAGGGGAATGAGAACTGGTGGGCAGGAAGGTAGCTGCAGCTGCATGTATTGGGAGAGACAGAGGTGAAGAGAGAacaaaaactggaaaacagGCAAGAGTAGGGGAGCAAGAAATAAAACTCAGAAACATGTTAGAACATGATGAATTCAAATTTTCTGCAGGAAGTAAAGGAAAATTACAACTGTAAAGTGAATGTTAAGGACAGGAATCAGCAGTACATGTACCACTATGTGATAGAGGGACAACAAAAGAAGTATGGCCTGAAGAATAATCCAGCAACTCCTAATCAACATGAGTAATCCTGACTTAACTAAACACTGCCTTCATTTCTGAGATAAGAGACTGCAAAGCCTGATGGCAGTCAACAATTAAAGAGGATGggtaaagaaggaaaaagcctGTAACTATTCAAATTGCTGTTTTGGTTAAATTTTAGAGTAGCATTAAGATGAGTAGTTGTTAGCTCTAGTCTTACATGGACTAGAAAGTGACAGGGTACTTAAATGGCCTGAAAGTTATATTTTTAGACCCGGCAAAGACTTCTTTTCAGGTGACTCACCTGCACTTTTGCCTATATCCTCATCCCAGGCTGTCTACAGCAAGTGAACAACTAACCAAACACTGTATCTGATGTTTTCTTCAGACTGTGTTCCCCAGATTGCTCCTCCTCTCTGTCCAGTTTCAAGCTCTACCAGCTTCCTTCTCTGGGCACTTACCTATGTCTATGCCCCCTGGATTTTTCCTCACTCAAAGCAGAGCTCTCTGGTATCTGCCACACACAGAGTAACTGGCACACCTTATCTCCAtttcttcccttcaccattgCCCCAAGATAAGCCACTCATCACCACGCTCTGGTGAAGAGGAGATGAGCTACAGCCACAGGACTTTGGTCTGCCACATCAACCAGCACAGCACTCCTGTGCCTCTTGGCCTGCTTTTTCACTGCAAACACTCAGGGCAGAACTGCCCTCCTGGGTTTCTCCTGTACAGGTATTAGCACCACAGGACCTTAATATCATCTTATATTCCTA
The sequence above is a segment of the Haemorhous mexicanus isolate bHaeMex1 chromosome 2, bHaeMex1.pri, whole genome shotgun sequence genome. Coding sequences within it:
- the ITM2B gene encoding integral membrane protein 2B isoform X1 — its product is MVKVSFNSALAQKEAAKKEEENSQVLILPPDAKDPEDAVPVGQRRAWCWCMCFGLAFMLAGVFLGGAYLYKYFAFQQGGVYFCGIKYIEDGLSLPEPGAEAQTARYHTIEQNIQILEEEDVEFISVPVPEFADSDPADIVHDFHRRLTAYLDLSLDKCYVIPLNTSVVMPPKNFLELLINIKAGTYLPQSYLIHEQMIVTDRIENVDQLGFFIYRLCRGKETYKLQRKEAMKGIQKREAINCRKIRHFENKFAMETLICEQ
- the ITM2B gene encoding integral membrane protein 2B isoform X2, whose translation is MVKVSFNSALAQKEAAKKEEENSQVLILPPDAKDPEDAVPVGQRRAWCWCMCFGLAFMLAGVFLGGAYLYKYFAFQGGVYFCGIKYIEDGLSLPEPGAEAQTARYHTIEQNIQILEEEDVEFISVPVPEFADSDPADIVHDFHRRLTAYLDLSLDKCYVIPLNTSVVMPPKNFLELLINIKAGTYLPQSYLIHEQMIVTDRIENVDQLGFFIYRLCRGKETYKLQRKEAMKGIQKREAINCRKIRHFENKFAMETLICEQ